AGCTCGGCGTCGATATCGGCCTCATCATCACCGACACGATCGGCCGGGCCTGGCGCGTCGGCCAGACCGACATGGCCATCGGCGCCGCCGGCCTGCAATTGACCGACGATCTGCGCGGCGCCGACGACGCCAATGGCCGGCCCCTGCACGTCACCCAGGCGGTGATCGCCGACGAGATCGCCGGCGCCGCCGATCTGGTCAAGGGCAAGACCACCGGCATTCCCGTCGCCGTGGTGCGCGGCCTCGCCCGCTTCGTCCGCGATCTCGACGCTCCCGGCGCCCGCAGCCTCACCCGCACCGGCGACGACGACATGTTCCGCTTCGGCAGCGCCGAGGCCTATCGCCTCGGCTACGAAGCGGCGCTGGCGGAGATGAAGAACAAGACCAGGCAGCGTCAGGAATGATGATGCGCGCACCAAGATGGTTACCAACCGCATTTGCCCAGAGAAACGGAGGTTCCCGCTTTCGCGGCAATGACACCATGCGCATGGCCATGTTGGGCGCGCTTCTGGCGCTCGCTCTCCCCGCCCAGGCCGCCACCACCTATCCCCTGACGCTCGACAATTGCGGCGTCGCCGTCACCTTTCCCGCCGCCCCCCGGCGCGTCGTCACCATCAAATCCACCGCCACCGAATTGCTGCTCTCGCTCGGCCTGGGCGATAATATCGTCGGTGTGGGTTTCCAGGATGGCCCCCTGCCCGAGCACCTCGCTACCGACCTGCCAGTGCTTTCCGAAAAGCTGCCCAGCCAGGAAGTCGCGCTCGAAGCCGAGCCCGATTTCATCTATGGCGGCTGGGAGAGCAATTTCGCCGCCGATGGCGCGGGCGAGCGCTCCACGCTGGCGCGTTTGGGCGTCGCCACCTATGTCGCCCCCCCCGCCTGCCGCAGCGTCCAGCCGCCCAGGCTGACCTTCGAGGCCCTGTTCGCCGAGATCGCCGAAATGGGCCGGATTTTCGACATCGAGGACACCGCCAATGCCCTCATCGCCGAACAGCAGGCCGTGCTCGACGACATCGACGCCGACCGGCGCGGCCTCACCGCCCTCTGGTATTCCTCCGGCATCAAGACGCCCTATGTCGGCGCCGGCAACAATGCCCCCGCCATGATCATGCAGGCTTTGGGCCTCGCCAATATCTATGCCGATGTCGACGATGGCTGGACCTCGGCCAGTTGGGAGGCCATTGTCGACGCCAATCCCGACATCATCGTGCTGGTCGACGCCGTCTGGAATTCGGCCGAACAGAAAAAGCTTCTGCTGGCCGAAAATCCCATCACCAGCCAATTGGACGCGGTGATCCACCAGCGCTACCTGATCATTCCGTTCCCGGCCGCCGAAGCCGGCATACGCAACGTCCCGGCCACTGCCGACATGGCGGCGCAATTGGCGAGGCTGGATTTCGCGGAATGAGCGGGCCCGCCCAATGAGCTTTGTCCATTTCGCGCCCGCTGCTGCCGTATTTTTTCTCGGTGTCACCCCCGCGCAAGCGGGAATGACGCCGCGGCCAAGTCTGGCAACCTCGCCTTGAGCCGCCTCTCCCTCCCCGCCCTCGTCGTCCTGCTCGTCGTCAGCGCCACCGCCGCTGTCGCCTTCGGCCCGGCCGACATCACCCCGCAGGAGGTCTGGTCGGTCATTCTCCACCATCTTGGCCTCATTCCCGAAAGCCCGGTCTCCCGCCTGCGCGACGCCATTGTCTGGGAATTGCGCCTGCCCCGCGTCCTCACCGCCCTCGGCGTCGGCGCCGGCCTGGCTCTCGCCGGCACCATCATGCAGGCCCTGACCCGCAATCCCCTGGCCGATCCCTATCTGCTCGGCCTCTCCTCCGGCGCCGCGCTCGGCGCTGTGCTCTTTCTTCTCGGCGGCTTCGCCCTGCTCATGCCGCTCGGCGCCTTTCTCGGCAGCCTCGGCGCGCTGGCCCTGGCCCTGCTCATCGCCGGCCTGCTTGGCGGCGCCACGCCCTCCCGCGCCATTCTCGCTGGCATCTGCATTTCCGCCCTCGCCTCGGCCGCCACCTCCTATCTGATCTTCTGGTCGGCCACCGGCGATTCCTATCGCGAAATCCTCTCCTGGCTGATGGGCTCGCTCTCCGGCGCGGTCTGGTCCGATGCCGGCCTCGTCCTCGCCGCCCTGGCGCTCTGCGCCCCCGTCATCCTCCTGTCCGGCCGGGCGCTCGACGCCTTCGCCTTCGGCGACAATGCCGCCGTCGCCCTCGGCATCGACGTGCCGCGGCTGCGCTGGACCCTGCTCGGCGCCACGGCTTTGCTCACCGGCATCATGGTGGCCATTGGCGGCGCCATCGGCTTTGTCGGCTTGGTCGTGCCCCATGCGGTGCGCCTCGCCACCGGCTCGCGCCACCGCCGATTGCTGCCCCATGCCATGCTGGTTGGCGCCATCTTCATGCTATGGACCGACACCGCTGCCCGCACCCTGTTCGATCCGCGCGAATTGCCCGTCGGCATCATCACCGCCCTGATCGGCGCGCCGGTCTTCCTCTTCGTCCTCCTGCGCTATCGGCGGATCACATGAGCCTCGATATCGACGATCTTTCCGTCGCCCGGGGCGGCAAAGCCATCCTCTCGGCCATTTCCTTCACCGCCCCGTCCGGTGCCGTGACCGGACTTATCGGCCCCAATGGCGCGGGAAAATCCACCCTGCTGACCGCCCTGCTCGGGCTCGTCCTCTCGTCGGGCACGGCGCGCTTTGCCGGCGCCGACCTGCCCGGGATGAAGCGCCGCGACCGGGCGCGCCTGCTCGCCTATGTCGAGCAATCCGCCAATACCGAGGAACGCCTCACCGTCCGGGACGTGGTCGCCCTGGGCCGCATCCCGTTCCAATCGGCTTTTGCCACAGCCGGCGCGCCGGAAGACCGGGCCATCATCGCCGCAGCGCTCGAGGATACCGGCATGGCGGCCTTTGCCCATCGCCGTTTCGACACCCTTTCCGGCGGCGAGCAGCAGCGGGTGCATATCGCCCGCGCCCTGGCCCAGCAGCCGCGCCTGCTCCTGCTCGACGAGCCCACCAGCCATCTCGACATCAGCGCCCAATTGCAATTGCTGGCCCTGCTGCGCCGCAAGGCCGCCGCCGGCACTATTGTGCTGCTGGCCCTGCACGACCTCAATCTCGCCGCCCGCTATTGCGATCATCTGCTGGTCCTGCATGCTGGCAGGCTCGCCGCCGCAGGCCCGCCCGCCGAAGTGCTGACGCCCGCCCTGCTGCGCCAGGTCTATGGCGTCCGCGCCCGCCTGCTGCCCGATCCCGCCTCCGGCCGCCCCCTGATCGTCTATGACG
This genomic stretch from Devosia sp. YIM 151766 harbors:
- a CDS encoding putative F420-0 ABC transporter substrate-binding protein, which encodes MAMLGALLALALPAQAATTYPLTLDNCGVAVTFPAAPRRVVTIKSTATELLLSLGLGDNIVGVGFQDGPLPEHLATDLPVLSEKLPSQEVALEAEPDFIYGGWESNFAADGAGERSTLARLGVATYVAPPACRSVQPPRLTFEALFAEIAEMGRIFDIEDTANALIAEQQAVLDDIDADRRGLTALWYSSGIKTPYVGAGNNAPAMIMQALGLANIYADVDDGWTSASWEAIVDANPDIIVLVDAVWNSAEQKKLLLAENPITSQLDAVIHQRYLIIPFPAAEAGIRNVPATADMAAQLARLDFAE
- a CDS encoding ABC transporter ATP-binding protein, producing the protein MSLDIDDLSVARGGKAILSAISFTAPSGAVTGLIGPNGAGKSTLLTALLGLVLSSGTARFAGADLPGMKRRDRARLLAYVEQSANTEERLTVRDVVALGRIPFQSAFATAGAPEDRAIIAAALEDTGMAAFAHRRFDTLSGGEQQRVHIARALAQQPRLLLLDEPTSHLDISAQLQLLALLRRKAAAGTIVLLALHDLNLAARYCDHLLVLHAGRLAAAGPPAEVLTPALLRQVYGVRARLLPDPASGRPLIVYDDAAAATSPYNPD
- a CDS encoding putative F420-0 ABC transporter permease subunit, translating into MSRLSLPALVVLLVVSATAAVAFGPADITPQEVWSVILHHLGLIPESPVSRLRDAIVWELRLPRVLTALGVGAGLALAGTIMQALTRNPLADPYLLGLSSGAALGAVLFLLGGFALLMPLGAFLGSLGALALALLIAGLLGGATPSRAILAGICISALASAATSYLIFWSATGDSYREILSWLMGSLSGAVWSDAGLVLAALALCAPVILLSGRALDAFAFGDNAAVALGIDVPRLRWTLLGATALLTGIMVAIGGAIGFVGLVVPHAVRLATGSRHRRLLPHAMLVGAIFMLWTDTAARTLFDPRELPVGIITALIGAPVFLFVLLRYRRIT